One stretch of Gopherus flavomarginatus isolate rGopFla2 chromosome 2, rGopFla2.mat.asm, whole genome shotgun sequence DNA includes these proteins:
- the TCF24 gene encoding transcription factor 24 → MDYVTLEYMHVGLRQKGFAPQGLFVLSLKFLSFTMSLQHCYCCRGWMVSELLLLITGLCPPEKSQMDCRNVSENSKEISSSCLEPDSLLLPASGSDSCSSSSAGQRVGTTAGRPAAANAARERSRVQTLRHAFLELQRTLPSVPPDTKLSKLDVLLLATTYIAHLTRSLQDEEELPGEGLGTLRGDGYLHPVKKWPMRSRLYTGATGQFLNHSVQAENANQGETSTNSQS, encoded by the exons ATGGATTACGTTACACTTGAGTACATGCATGTGGGTTTGAGACAGAAAGGTTTTGCACCGCAAGGTCTATTTGTTCTCTCGCTGAAGTTTTTGAGCTTCACCATGAGTTTGCAGCACTGCTACTGCTGCAGGGGTTGGATGGTTTCAGAGCTGCTCTTGTTGATTACAGGTCTCTGTCCACCCGAGAAGTCACAAATGGACTGTAGAAATGTATCTGAGAACAGCAAGGAGATCTCCAGCTCTTGTTTGGAGCCTGACTCACTGCtgctcccagcatctggcagtgattcttgctcctcctcctcagctgGACAACGAGTTGGGACAACTGCTGGGAGACCAGCAGCTGCAAATGCTGCCCGGGAGCGTAGCCGAGTGCAGACCCTGCGCCATGCCTTTCTGGAGCTGCAGAGGACCCTGCCTTCTGTCCCACCTGACACCAAGCTCTCCAAGTTGGATGTGCTGCTCCTGGCCACCACCTATATTGCACACCTTACCCGTAGCCTACAGGATGAGGAAGAGTTGCCTGGGGAGGGATTGGGCACGCTGAGAGGGGATGGCTACCTGCACCCAGTCAAG AAATGGCCAATGCGATCCAGGTTATATACTGGAGCTACAGGACAGTTTTTGAATCACTCAGTGCAAGCAGAAAATGCAAACCAAGGAGAAACATCAACAAATTCACAAAGCTAA